A window of the Citrus sinensis cultivar Valencia sweet orange chromosome 9, DVS_A1.0, whole genome shotgun sequence genome harbors these coding sequences:
- the LOC102621894 gene encoding transcription factor MYB41, whose product MGRPPSSDKNGLKKGPWTAEEDQKLVDYIQKHGHGRWRTLPKNAGLKRCGKSCRLRWTNYLRPDIKRGKFSLEEEEAIIQLHKVLGNKWSAIASRLPGRTDNEIKNYWNTHIKKKLLRMGIDPVTHSPRLDLLELSSILSSSLCNSTQLNASNLLSLGLLNPDLLNLATTLLSCQNTTPQFTPQNFQQQNHQALQYPINQACLKTPVDSNPPYVNETQTPQAILEQLSSNPTNFSWQYILTNLCQENVEPQSMSKGSNPASNYGGPETENQSRIVEPSLNQNQAYFNNNMHGGSIANMRFGSVLATPSSSSTPLNSSSTNYVNGCTEDERDSYCSNLLFDSLDAIGLV is encoded by the exons ATGGGAAGGCCACCAAGCTCCGACAAAAATGGACTGAAGAAAGGTCCATGGACTGCTGAGGAAGATCAGAAGCTTGTTGATTATATTCAGAAACATGGTCATGGAAGATGGAGAACCCTTCCCAAGAATGCAG GGCTAAAGAGGTGTGGAAAGAGTTGCAGGCTTCGCTGGACAAACTACTTGAGACCTGACATCAAGAGAGGAAAGTTCTctcttgaagaagaagaggccATAATTCAATTACACAAAGTTTTGGGAAACAA GTGGTCAGCAATTGCTTCTCGCTTGCCGGGAAGAACTGATAACGAAATCAAGAACTATTGGAACACACACATCAAGAAGAAACTATTAAGAATGGGGATAGATCCTGTGACTCATAGCCCTCGCCTTGATCTTCTTGAACTCTCATCCATTCTTAGCTCATCTCTTTGCAACTCCACTCAACTTAATGCTTCAAATCTATTGAGTCTCGGGTTATTGAATCCTGATCTATTGAATTTAGCCACCACTCTCTTATCTTGCCAAAACACAACTCCACAATTTACTCCTCAAAACTTTCAACAACAAAATCATCAAGCTCTCCAATACCCAATTAATCAAGCTTGCTTAAAGACACCTGTTGATTCAAATCCTCCATACGTAAATGAAACACAGACTCCACAAGCCATTTTGGAGCAACTTTCTTCCAATCCCACAAACTTTAGCTGGCAATATATTCTAACAAACTTGTGTCAAGAAAATGTAGAGCCTCAAAGCATGTCAAAAGGATCTAATCCAGCGTCAAACTACGGAGGCCCAGAAACTGAAAATCAATCGAGGATTGTTGAACCATCATTAAACCAAAACCAAGCATATTTTAACAACAATATGCATGGTGGCAGTATCGCGAACATGAGATTTGGATCAGTTCTAGCAACGCCTTCATCTAGCTCGACTCCATTGAATTCATCGTCCACAAACTACGTCAATGGGTGCACTGAAGATGAGAGGGACAGTTACTGCAGcaatttgttgtttgatagCTTGGATGCGATTGgacttgtataa
- the LOC107175566 gene encoding uncharacterized protein LOC107175566 → MDFDSGNPLHSFEQQALEKFFNEERESMAAEGYAVSKEATLRKVALNVILKNSKCFNFDAFIPYLAMNYFDLFISRNQLPNVLGRVRDDIVLAAICCLTLAWKVRNQAFRFIYFERDNNLNEDYKRHILSMELQILKGINWRLRAVTAMYFKEFFVGKIPVGKGIMRRTLNEIIIQAQGDINFTQYKPSVMAASSLLTACRLLYPNEYNQCERDILATKHIKEEELESCLKRTYEMCMDKQILLERNEKLKLGPQRKVEAGETSSSMLSKDPLQDILHRPGKGPIQEISEIVLEIPETRMEPDESDNEPGLSFELKWRLWSSDNPEDDIIIDSPLFRPPVPIFDPNDGTDQAQAGHNSTSFVQCINCILM, encoded by the exons atggATTTCGATTCCGGTAACCCACTACACTCATTCGAGCAACAAGCTCTAGAGAAGTTCTTTAATGAGGAAAGGGAGTCAATGGCCGCTGAGGGCTATGCAGTGAGCAAAGAAGCGACTCTGAGAAAAGTCGCTCTGAATGTGATCCTCAAA AACTCGAAATGCTTCAATTTTGATGCATTCATACCATATCTTGCAATGAATTACTTTGATCTTTTCATTTCCAGGAACCAACTCCCG AATGTGCTTGGCCGTGTGAGAGATGATATTGTTCTTGCTGCCATTTGTTGTCTTACACTTGCTTGGAAGGTCAGAAACCAAGCTTTCAGATTCATCTATTTTGAG AGAGATAACAATCTGAATGAGGACTACAAAAGGCACATACTGAGCATGGAACTTCAGATTCTCAAAGGAATTAATTGGCGATTGCGTGCTGTAACAGCCATGTACTTTAAGGAGTTCTTTGTTGGAAAAATCCCAGTGGGAAAAGGCATTATGCGTAGAACCCTCAACGAGATTATAATCCAAGCACAAGGCG ACATCAATTTTACACAATATAAGCCTTCAGTGATGGCAGCATCATCTCTTCTCACAGCTTGCAGACTTTTGTACCCCAATGAATACAACCAATGTGAAAGGGATATTTTGGCTACCAAACATATCAAAGAG GAGGAACTAGAATCCTGCTTAAAGAGAACTTACGAAATGTGCATGGATAAGCAGATTTTGCTTGAAAGAAATGAGAAGCTTAAGTTAGGGCCTCAACGGAAAGTCGAAGCTGGAGAAACTTCAAGCTCAATGCTAAGCAAGGATCCTCTCCAGGACATTTTACACAGACCTGGCAAGGGGCCAATTCAGGAGATTTCGGAGATAGTGCTGGAGATTCCAGAGACAAGGATGGAACCAGATGAAAGTGATAACGAACCAGGGTTGAGCTTTGAGCTCAAGTGGAGACTGTGGAGTTCTGATAACCCAGAGGATGATATCATCATTGATTCCCCTCTTTTTCGACCTCCGGTTCCTATTTTCGATCCAAATGATGGCACTGACCAGGCTCAAGCTGGACATAATTCTACTAGCTTTGTTCAATGCATTAACTGTATATTAATGTAG
- the LOC107175565 gene encoding uncharacterized protein LOC107175565: MNPQYTRPEYTREAYEKYYNMEPDWMAAEGYAESKEALLRKVAMRVILHVGASASCFLLLVSSKCDKLDAYIPYIAMNTFDRFISRHQLPIVLGKVRDDLDLTAHCCLMMAWKFTDIFSFSLEEFVKKRKLSRDNIDRVYLEIMMTETWHILAVPITPISFVGFFAAKIPVGRGVKRRSINEIIIQTQGDINFTRFRPSVIAASAILVGGRLLFDNLLYKINKMILLASSCVNKEELEACLTKTYEMCIGKKILLERNEGRELKVGAGETSSSSSHRPGKEPKQAGEYVKQDEVGACLTKTNLLERNEGRELKVGAGEASSSSSISRRPGKEPMLEKIKEEPEIDNEKSMLEEIKEEPKSNIAKLTLEDTIIPETNFELKWMLWSSDDPKEWTIDSPVFRAPTPAPEYNGHWGEDRCCFNLCPLQWR; the protein is encoded by the exons ATGAATCCCCAATATACACGGCCTGAATACACACGAGAAGCTTATGAGAAGTACTACAATATGGAACCGGATTGGATGGCTGCCGAGGGCTATGCAGAGAGCAAAGAAGCACTTCTTAGAAAAGTAGCCATGCGTGTGATCCTCCATGTAGGTGCTTCTGCTTCTTGCTTCTTGCTTCTTgtg AGCTCAAAATGTGACAAATTGGATGCATACATACCATATATTGCCATGAACACATTTGATCGTTTCATTTCAAGGCATCAACTCCCg ATTGTGCTAGGAAAAGTACGAGATGATTTAGATCTTACTGCCCATTGCTGCCTAATGATGGCTTGGAAGTTTACAGACATCTTCAGCTTCTCACTCGAAGAGTTTGTG aaaaaaaggaaattgagCAGAGACAACATAGACAGGGTGTACCTTGAGATTATGATGACAGAAACATGGCATATTCTTGCTGTACCTATTACTCCTATATCCTTTGTGGGGTTCTTTGCGGCAAAGATTCCAGTGGGAAGAGGCGTCAAACGCAGATCCATTAACGAGATCATAATCCAGACACAAGGCG ACATCAATTTTACAAGATTCAGGCCTTCAGTAATTGCAGCATCAGCTATTCTTGTGGGTGGCAGACTTCTGTTTGATAACCTATTATATAAGATAAACAAGATGATTCTGTTAGCTAGCAGCTGCGTGAACAAG GAGGAGCTAGAAGCTTGCTTGACAAAGACTTATGAAATGTGCATAGGTAAGAAAATTCTGCTGGAAAGAAATGAGGGGCGAGAATTGAAAGTAGGAGCTGGAGAGACATCAAGCTCAAGCTCACATAGACCTGGCAAGGAGCCAAAGCAGGCAGGGGAATATGTGAAACAG GACGAGGTAGGAGCTTGCTTGACAAAGACTAATCTACTGGAAAGAAATGAGGGGCGAGAATTGAAAGTAGGAGCTGGAGAGGCATCAAGCTCAAGCTCAATCTCACGTAGACCAGGTAAGGAGCCAATGCTCGAAAAGATTAAGGAAGAACCAGAAATCGATAATGAGAAGTCAATGCTTGAAGAAATAAAGGAAGAACCGAAATCCAATATTGCGAAGTTAACGCTGGAAGATACTATCATCCCGGAGACGAACTTTGAACTAAAGTGGATGCTCTGGAGTTCTGATGACCCAAAGGAATGGACCATTGATTCCCCAGTTTTCCGAGCCCCAACTCCTGCTCCAGAATATAATGGCCACTGGGGTGAAGACAGATGCTGTTTTAACCTTTGCCCCTTGCAGTGGAGGTGA